In Rattus norvegicus strain BN/NHsdMcwi chromosome 3, GRCr8, whole genome shotgun sequence, a genomic segment contains:
- the Spdye4c gene encoding uncharacterized protein LOC499886 encodes MSTPVASETTQRLQKPKKGQKRKVPVKAMLAVTDRRSEMSPVSPKVSCKQNDSGKQVPGDKVCLAQKAPQASSILASSDASAGDVPEQRSKRKRGQRKRKLENIKTDPEACIVLASSDASAGDVPVQRTKRKRVHKTKTLVDVKAATQENSMQASSTATPEAAPGTASELKFLRRGKRKSIWTVDRIEGTKLIMNKKRRPSYRPEDLEAFYRLLEDPVVQNFLAADIFFRVTDKYLLSMVVEYFGRVGLPGHLYNRIHFFLALYIACDMEEDDPISKRSIFQFLLGRDTWQDLYKDFLKLQRDFFQAMDYRAWVTPEQCVEIQNQNPHHWVWSRVRQGTP; translated from the exons ATGTCCACACCGGTGGCATCAGAGACCACACAAAGGCTTCAGAAGCCAAAGAAAGGTCAAAAGAGAAAAGTGCCTGTGAAAGCAATGCTAG CTGTGACAGACAGAAGATCAGAGATGTCACCTGTCTCCCCAAAGGTGTCCTGCAAGCAGAATGATTCAGGGAAGCAGGTGCCAGGGGATAAAGTTTGCTTGGCACAAAAAG CTCCACAGGCGAGCAGCATTCTGGCTTCCAGTGATGCCTCTGCAGGGGATGTCCCGGAGCAGAGATCCAAGAGGAAGAGaggccaaagaaaaagaaaactggagaaTATCAAGACAG ATCCAGAAGCCTGTATCGTTCTTGCCTCCAGTGATGCCTCTGCAGGGGATGTCCCTGTGCAGCGAACCAAAAGGAAGAGGGTCCACAAGACAAAGACACTGGTGGATGTCAAAGCAG CTACCCAGGAGAACAGCATGCAGGCCTCTAGCACAGCCACCCCTGAAGCTGCCCCTGGAACTGCCTCAGAGCTCAAGTTCCtcaggagggggaagaggaagagcatATGGACTGTGGACCGTATAGAGGGGACAAAACTCATAATGAACAAGAAGAGAAGACCCAGCTATCGCCCTGAGGACCTCGAAGCATTCTACCGACTCCTGG AGGATCCTGTGGTCCAGAACTTCTTGGCAGCTGACATCTTCTTCAGGGTGACCGACAAG TATCTGCTGTCTATGGTGGTGGAGTACTTTGGTCGCGTTGGGCTTCCTGGACATCTCTACAACAGGATCCACTTCTTCCTGGCCCT TTACATCGCCTGCGACATGGAGGAAGACGACCCCATATCCAAGAGGAGCATCTTCCAATTCCTGCTGGGCAGGGACACCTGGCAAGACTTGTACAAGGATTTCCTGAAGCTGCAGAGGGATTTCTTCCAAGCCATGGATTACCGAGCCTGGGTCACACCAGAGCAGTGTGTAGAG ATCCAGAACCAGAACCCACACCACTGGGTCTGGAGCCGGGTGCGCCAGGGCACCCCTTAG
- the Spdye4c gene encoding uncharacterized protein LOC499886 isoform X2, giving the protein MSPVSPKVSCKQNDSGKQVPGDKVCLAQKAPQASSILASSDASAGDVPEQRSKRKRGQRKRKLENIKTDPEACIVLASSDASAGDVPVQRTKRKRVHKTKTLVDVKAATQENSMQASSTATPEAAPGTASELKFLRRGKRKSIWTVDRIEGTKLIMNKKRRPSYRPEDLEAFYRLLEDPVVQNFLAADIFFRVTDKYLLSMVVEYFGRVGLPGHLYNRIHFFLALYIACDMEEDDPISKRSIFQFLLGRDTWQDLYKDFLKLQRDFFQAMDYRAWVTPEQCVEIQNQNPHHWVWSRVRQGTP; this is encoded by the exons ATGTCACCTGTCTCCCCAAAGGTGTCCTGCAAGCAGAATGATTCAGGGAAGCAGGTGCCAGGGGATAAAGTTTGCTTGGCACAAAAAG CTCCACAGGCGAGCAGCATTCTGGCTTCCAGTGATGCCTCTGCAGGGGATGTCCCGGAGCAGAGATCCAAGAGGAAGAGaggccaaagaaaaagaaaactggagaaTATCAAGACAG ATCCAGAAGCCTGTATCGTTCTTGCCTCCAGTGATGCCTCTGCAGGGGATGTCCCTGTGCAGCGAACCAAAAGGAAGAGGGTCCACAAGACAAAGACACTGGTGGATGTCAAAGCAG CTACCCAGGAGAACAGCATGCAGGCCTCTAGCACAGCCACCCCTGAAGCTGCCCCTGGAACTGCCTCAGAGCTCAAGTTCCtcaggagggggaagaggaagagcatATGGACTGTGGACCGTATAGAGGGGACAAAACTCATAATGAACAAGAAGAGAAGACCCAGCTATCGCCCTGAGGACCTCGAAGCATTCTACCGACTCCTGG AGGATCCTGTGGTCCAGAACTTCTTGGCAGCTGACATCTTCTTCAGGGTGACCGACAAG TATCTGCTGTCTATGGTGGTGGAGTACTTTGGTCGCGTTGGGCTTCCTGGACATCTCTACAACAGGATCCACTTCTTCCTGGCCCT TTACATCGCCTGCGACATGGAGGAAGACGACCCCATATCCAAGAGGAGCATCTTCCAATTCCTGCTGGGCAGGGACACCTGGCAAGACTTGTACAAGGATTTCCTGAAGCTGCAGAGGGATTTCTTCCAAGCCATGGATTACCGAGCCTGGGTCACACCAGAGCAGTGTGTAGAG ATCCAGAACCAGAACCCACACCACTGGGTCTGGAGCCGGGTGCGCCAGGGCACCCCTTAG